The Merismopedia glauca CCAP 1448/3 genomic interval TTTAGCATTACTAACCAATTGGTGTGGGGATAGCTTGTTATATGACCGTTACCGGTAGTAATATCCATGCGTCGCAAGTTTTAGAGTTACTCAAATTAGAAGCTGAAGCCATTACCCAAGCAGCGCATCAACTCAACCCCCAAGAAGTTGACAAAGCGATCGCACTGCTGATGCATTGTCCTGGCAAAGTTATTTTAACTGGGGTGGGAAAATCTGGTATTGTAGCGCGGAAAATTGCCGCTACTTTAACTAGCACGAGGACGCTAGCGACCTATTTACACCCTTGCGATGCTCTACACGGAGACTTCGGAATTGTGACAGGAGACGATGTGGCTATTATTTTGAGTAACAGTGGGGAGACAGAAGAAGCAGTAGCCATGCTTCCTTATCTCAAGCATCGTCAAGTTCCTATTATTGCTATCTTAGGAAATCTCAACTCAACTCTGGCTAGAAACGCTAATGCAGTGTTAGATGCTTCTGTAGCCAAAGAAGCTTGTCCCCTAAATTTGGCTCCTACAGCGAGTACTACCGTAGCGATGGCGATTGGGGATGCGTTGGCGATGACACTAGTTCAAGCTAAAGGACTAACACCGGAAGATTTTGCCCTCAATCATCCCGCAGGTCGCTTAGGCAAGCGTTTAACCCTGAAAGTAGCAGATTTGATGCACAGTGGAGCCTATAACCCTACTATTTCTCCCGATTCTTCTTGGCTGGAGGTGGTTGAGAAGATTAGTCAAGCAGGTTTAGGAGCCGTTAATGCGATTGATCGCGATCGCCGTTTGCTAGGAATTATTACCGATGGCGATTTGCGCCGAGCGATCCAGCAAACCGATCCAACAGAGCTAGGCAAGTTATACGCTGGTAAAATCATGACTCGCAATCCTAGCGTAGTTTTACCGACAGATTTGGCTTATGATGCCCTGCAAATGATGGAAAATCGCCCTTCTCAAATTTCAGTTCTCCCCGTAGTAGACGAAGACCGAATTTGTGTTGGTCTGATTAGGCTGCATGATGTAGTACGGAGCGGATTATGAAGATATTAGCCGTGATTCCGGCTCGTTATGACTCTCAACGCTTTCCTGGGAAACCATTAGCCAAAATAGGCGATCGCTCGATGGTACAGTGGGTTTATGAAGCTGCTAAAAGTTGCTCGGCTTTTAGTGAAGTAGTAGTAGCAACCGATAGTCAAAAAGTTGCTGACTGTGTGTTGGGATTTGGCGGTAAGGTGGAAATGACCCGCAGCGATCACCTTTCGGGGACAGATCGAGTCGCAGAAGTCGCACAAAGGTATCCAGAAATGACGGTAATCGTCAACGTTCAGGGAGATCAACCTTTTGTCACCCCATTGATGTTAACCCAGTTGGTGGCTCCCTATCTAGCAGCAGAAACCCCACCTATGACAACTTTAGCTTGTCCTCTAGATCCAGATTCCGGCTACCTCGATCCTAATGTAGTTAAAGTTATTTGTGATCGCCACCATGATGCGCTTTACTTTTCTCGTTCTCCCATTCCCTTCTATCGCAATTCGGGAGAGGCTCCAGTCTACCAACATTTAGGACTTTATGCGTTCAGTAGAGATTTTTTGGTCAAATAT includes:
- the kdsB gene encoding 3-deoxy-manno-octulosonate cytidylyltransferase; amino-acid sequence: MMKILAVIPARYDSQRFPGKPLAKIGDRSMVQWVYEAAKSCSAFSEVVVATDSQKVADCVLGFGGKVEMTRSDHLSGTDRVAEVAQRYPEMTVIVNVQGDQPFVTPLMLTQLVAPYLAAETPPMTTLACPLDPDSGYLDPNVVKVICDRHHDALYFSRSPIPFYRNSGEAPVYQHLGLYAFSRDFLVKYAQLPPTPLEHCEGLEQLRVLEHGYKIRVCYSSMSVVEVNTPEDLAVAQLLVEQEVRSHS
- a CDS encoding KpsF/GutQ family sugar-phosphate isomerase, yielding MTVTGSNIHASQVLELLKLEAEAITQAAHQLNPQEVDKAIALLMHCPGKVILTGVGKSGIVARKIAATLTSTRTLATYLHPCDALHGDFGIVTGDDVAIILSNSGETEEAVAMLPYLKHRQVPIIAILGNLNSTLARNANAVLDASVAKEACPLNLAPTASTTVAMAIGDALAMTLVQAKGLTPEDFALNHPAGRLGKRLTLKVADLMHSGAYNPTISPDSSWLEVVEKISQAGLGAVNAIDRDRRLLGIITDGDLRRAIQQTDPTELGKLYAGKIMTRNPSVVLPTDLAYDALQMMENRPSQISVLPVVDEDRICVGLIRLHDVVRSGL